The genomic segment TTCTGGTGCAATGCAGGCTCATCTCTCTTACAGTATTGTCTCTGATATCCAGTGGTATGTTTCTTTCCAGCACACCTTGCGTGAGGGCAATCGTGGAGCTGGCTTCTTGCCCAGATTGGGATCTTTTGGTGAGGTTTCCTTCTATGTTTTGCAAGCTTGCCCTCAGGGCTTAACTGATATTCTTCGCAACGATGTTTCCCAGAGCAGTAGAGTTTCTGTTGGTTAGATATCTTCTGtgtcaaaaaggaaaaaaacataacaataattGGTTTTAGtggttcgtttttttttttttcaaagtaatatCTTGAGTTCAAGTCTTGTAAATATAgcatgttattattaaaaaagttttattatcattattaataaattttaaaaaaactattattattataaaaaaacttcattgaGACACATGACATTTGGGTTTCCTCCTGAGAACGTACAACCCAAGCACCACGTGGCCCTCTGCCTACTTTCTCTATGCTGCAGTGTAAGTGCCAAATGATGTTTTGGCTTGGGCACTGCCAAGCATGGCCTAAGGCTAGTTTTGGGCCTGGCAGGACGGGATTTAAAATAGCATTGGGTGCTGGCACCATTCTAGGTTAGCAGCTTAGCACTATCTAGCACTTgacctaattttttttggtgatgTCCAAGCGTCAAGCGTCACGTGGTGTTTAAGCTGTATatacttttaatataattacaagtatcagtattaaaaatattattattagtttttttaatttttttttgatataattaatttttagagtattgctagtaaaaatattattgtttattttgttgatattatttttttagtataattaatattaaaagaattattatattttttcttaatatatttttttagtataattaatagtattaatctttaaaatattattagttttggagttataaataatattttaatcttggttaatctaatatttgtcatcttaaaattattttttttaaatgtcatctaaattttttttaaagcaaaatcatttttttatctgtcatttaagttttttttaacttgctaAGTTAACCGAGTTATGCtatgataatttatatataatttaatttgatgccTGAGTtaggtaaaaaatattatcgaaAGGTTTCAGGTTTTACCTATTATGATTGGTTTAATacgatgtttttaaaaaataaattcaaacattatttttttaggggtGTTTATTTTTGGTTCGGTTCTTATAAAAAAGCGTAACCAaaccgatttttttttaaaaaaccgaaaccggttcaaacggaccggtttcggtttggttttttagaacaaaaaccggtttgactcggtttttcacggtttgactcggtttttcagtttggctcagtttttttggtttggctcggttttttctggtttttttcggtttgggttcggttcggtttttttggtttcaggcttaaaaaaccgaaaccgaaccgaacctgtcagtttttttataattttaatcggtttaataattttttttcacggttcagtttttttaattattttattttctaattttttctatttaattagttttttaatttttttaaacatccCTAGCGCGAGGAAATATTAGTGTTGGCTAAACCGCTCAAGAAAgcacacaataaaattattcaagCAATTGAGTGCGCACACACTGATTTTCTCTAATTTGTTGGAgtatatgagaaaaaagaatttaatacccatttttttattttaatttattttgcctGTAAGAGGAACATGTGGACATAGAACATGATGGGTGCATCTCATATGTGTAGCGTACacaaaactctctctctctgtttttttttttttttcccataatcATCAGGGTATATTAAAAATACGAAGTTAatagtcaaaataaaatatagaaacataacaaaaaaaataaaaaagaaaaatagatttagagaaaaaaataaaaaaattaatctattataacaaaaagaaaaataattacactATAATTTGACgtcaataaaaaatcttaagagattattttctaaataaataaaatttaaattcagaatatataatcccataaaaaataatcaaataaactcataattatttcttagaaacaatattattttcaacAATTAAATATTCCAAATAGTACCACCGGAGATTACTCTCCAAACTAACCATTAAAATTTGCCTTTCACAGTTCCGACAACTGCATAAACTTGCAGAAGACATATACAAAACTTAACCACATGCTTTAAGATACTTGCAATGATTGATTGAAGTGTCCATATCATCATTTTGATTATACAAATAACACACCTATCATTCTCTTTTCCACAAAATTGAGACGGTTTAGTGATactatattaattaatcttctctatcctctttttttttttttaaatatcattaattatagAAAATGGGTTTAGAAAATGGGTTCAGtggtacttatttttttttaaaaaaagtttagaaaaataaattatagaatatcattaattatcacacaaaataaaattacaagcaAATCTTATGCTAAATCAATACCcctagggggggggggggggaaccaCATtcgtattaaatatatattataaatcataACTTGATATTTCCGTCCAATATGTCATCCTTTGTGGATGGTTCCATGGCATGACATTCTCTACAGGCTACCAAAAATGACCTGAAAAATCTCCTCCAAAACCCAGACCTGTCTCGTTTccctttctttatttgtttcttgttgttgCTCAACCCTTCTTTCACCAAAATCCGGCCACTTTTTCTTCGTGAATCCGCGCGTTTCAAAGCTGCAGCTGGTACAGGCATGATATGTTGCCACCTTTGAGAAGATCCATATAATTGTGCTATAACAGCTTTACTAGCCAACGGTGTTTGGCTGCTAGTAATATTATACAATCTTCTCCTCTCTGAATTGTCACTTGAGCTTGTTCTCGCACTGCTAACACTGCTTCTACTACTATTAGTGCTATTACTTCTTGATGACATGAGGGAATCCTTGCTGCTGACACTGCTTGCTCTGCTAGGTGCCCGATAAATGTTATCAATAAATAGCATAGTTGCTGGTTGTTGTTGAAGTACAGGAAAAGAATGTGGCAACAGGCGGCCATTGAAGAAAAGATGATCAGCTGGTGAACTCTTGTTTGGATCTCTAGAGGGAGAATCCGGCGTTAGACAATCGAACTCGAAATCAGAATCTTGATCTAGAGTACTTGGAGTGCTAGGAAAGGAGAAGATGTCATCTCTAGAGCTGGTTTTTTTGTGGTGGTTTTCTTCCATGGGATTATTTCTTGTGGGAGTTTTGGCTGAGGCTGTGCTTACATCCATCCCAAGGCActgaatatataatataatgtgGAGTTGTATATCGTATTACAAATAATGAGAAAGAGATGGGCATGTGATATGCATCAAACAAGAGAagattatgataattaattataggTTGGTGGAGTAAATCATGAGTTGATCACTTGCCAATGTACCCAACTTTAAACTAGCTTATATACAGTGGTGTCCTCATAATTTTGTTTAGTGTGGGGTGTTCCTTAGACATGTGTGTTAAATGATTgggatatataaaatttagagGCTACTTTCTATATAACACTCACCAAATTCACATCAATGATGGTTTTTTCATAACAATCACCACTAATccaaatgattaaaaattaaatattagagcATTTGATACTtgtatataataaatatcaaataattattttaatccaaaagtttaaatttttagatgcagtttcaagatatgatttatattattctctaacacacctccTCAAACGAAAGTATTTTGAACTTAAAACTTGTACagatttacattattttatgcttaatttACTCGTGATTGCTTGATCATTaaaactctgataccatgtcaaaaaattattttaatctaataatttaaattattagatgagattcaagatataatttatattatattctaaataaactAAAGAGAAAAACCTAGATTAGTTTTTCTTCAAGGAGCACGGCTTCCCAAATATACTCTTGCATATATAAAGCAAAGAGATGTAGAAAAAGAGTGGCTGGTCAAGCAACACAAGCACCAATAACATAATTGTTATGTCTGGTCTTTAACTGGGCCATGCTATGATGGGATCAACAAAGGTTGTCTTAGTGTTGGTGGAAGCAGAGGCTTTCTGTTGACCAATCTTTGAAGGAATAAATCTTCAAGCGTATTAACTAGTATTTCACTGCTTTGATGGATCGCCCTCCTCGAAATGAGGACAAAGCAGCTCTCGGAAAATTCATTTGTCTCCCATTTGAGTTTCCATGGAAACCTTTTGGGTCCATGGCAGCTCATCATGCCCTAGGGACCAACAGATTTCCCTCCCCACCAGGCAAGCTCTTTTGCTAACACTATAATTATGTTAAgagctggtttttttttgtttttatacattagtgtcaaaaataaattttaaaaaataaaaaaatattatttcaatgtattttcaagtaaaaaacaattaaaaaataactgttacaTAATACCAAACGGGCTTGAAGTGTTTTTGATCTAAATCTGACGATATTTCATTTGGCTTCACTTGAGGTCTAAACTGAGTTTAGGCAGTCCTTAACTGAATTAACCCTTCTCAAGTAACAGAGAAAGTTCATAGCAGTACTCACAGGATTCTCTACAAACCATGAGAtcttatttaaaagtttaaatttttgagttgagatgattttttgacatgatattggagccttgatgaccaagcgatcacgagtttgaatcttaccatccttatttattttat from the Populus nigra chromosome 9, ddPopNigr1.1, whole genome shotgun sequence genome contains:
- the LOC133703960 gene encoding uncharacterized protein LOC133703960, which encodes MDVSTASAKTPTRNNPMEENHHKKTSSRDDIFSFPSTPSTLDQDSDFEFDCLTPDSPSRDPNKSSPADHLFFNGRLLPHSFPVLQQQPATMLFIDNIYRAPSRASSVSSKDSLMSSRSNSTNSSRSSVSSARTSSSDNSERRRLYNITSSQTPLASKAVIAQLYGSSQRWQHIMPVPAAALKRADSRRKSGRILVKEGLSNNKKQIKKGKRDRSGFWRRFFRSFLVACRECHAMEPSTKDDILDGNIKL